Proteins co-encoded in one Flavobacterium fluviale genomic window:
- a CDS encoding DNA adenine methylase → MFYSPLRYPGGKNKLAAFVAKICIDNGISGHYVEPYAGGASVALFLLFEGFVDNITINDKDQSIYAFWYSVLFETDNLCELIEKTEINIENRNRLKRIQNNKENSTLLELGFSTLFLNRTNRDGIIKGGVIGGNDQNGAYKLDCRFNKSEIIRKIRLIASRKSNITLYCLDALDLIDKMEQESNNANTIFYFDPPYYLKASSLYMNYYQKNDHEEVANKIKKINKINWIVSYDNHPIIRELYSPFAKKEYTFNHSAHSSKIGQEILFFSKELLQPTVQKWSPIDFKLTKKSNSKKIQFIPSI, encoded by the coding sequence ATGTTTTACTCCCCTCTACGATATCCAGGTGGCAAAAATAAATTAGCTGCATTTGTAGCAAAAATTTGTATTGATAATGGCATCAGTGGACACTATGTTGAACCATACGCCGGTGGTGCTTCGGTGGCTTTATTTTTATTATTTGAAGGCTTTGTTGACAATATAACAATTAACGACAAAGACCAATCAATTTATGCTTTCTGGTATTCCGTATTGTTTGAAACAGACAATCTTTGCGAATTAATTGAAAAGACTGAGATAAACATCGAAAATCGTAACAGATTAAAAAGAATTCAAAACAATAAAGAAAATTCAACTTTATTAGAGTTAGGTTTTTCAACTTTATTTCTTAATAGAACAAATAGAGATGGTATTATAAAAGGTGGTGTGATAGGCGGAAATGATCAAAATGGTGCATATAAACTTGATTGTCGTTTTAATAAATCCGAAATTATCCGAAAGATAAGGTTGATTGCCTCGCGCAAGAGTAATATAACCTTATATTGCTTAGATGCCTTGGATCTTATCGATAAAATGGAGCAAGAATCAAACAATGCCAATACAATCTTTTACTTTGACCCTCCTTATTATCTTAAAGCTTCATCTTTATATATGAATTATTATCAAAAAAATGATCACGAAGAAGTCGCCAACAAAATAAAAAAAATAAATAAAATAAACTGGATTGTTTCATATGATAATCATCCTATCATACGAGAACTATATTCACCTTTTGCAAAAAAAGAGTATACTTTTAACCATTCTGCTCACTCTAGCAAAATTGGACAGGAGATCTTATTTTTTAGTAAAGAACTTCTACAACCGACAGTTCAAAAGTGGAGTCCAATCGATTTTAAATTAACAAAAAAGAGTAATTCAAAGAAAATACAGTTTATTCCATCAATTTAA
- a CDS encoding AAA family ATPase: MIVNKIAIEKFRGFTSAEFELGTNITVIAGQNGTQKTTVLGLLSQPFTITDKENPIYKEKPLCGGNYKSSFSDKFKLSSKFDLAKNHTWTLSTIDKDNPEFTVESIPRDHENVRFWKKGDKSKGSGYLQYPVIYLSLQRLMPLGEDANLSSSNEIELDKEEQIFLQKFHKQILIIPDLEISSIDYLSSKTKNTLGISTDFYDWKMNSSGQDNLGKILLAVLSFRRLKLKYKDYYTHGLLVIDEIDTTLYPASQIRLFEALRKFSSQFNLQIIFTTHSLTLLEEACKIQDSNNLKNQVKVVYLQKVDREIKVNQNVKYSYIQDKLNVTLSGLTPQKKITTFSEDKETEIFLKGLLKTKASSLKFLQCTLGCNNYIALVKKKIKGFTFPESIICLDGDVILDKTIMKEIAKQKNFLILPGGDSPERLLATYLFQEPESSEIWDTLFLNYSKQFCFSIYSYNEILDDRNKAKSWFKSQEQYWGRSCTKIINLWAKQNNSIVDDFIKQFESLMAKFRLQQ, translated from the coding sequence ATGATTGTAAACAAGATTGCTATAGAGAAATTTCGTGGTTTTACCAGTGCCGAATTTGAATTAGGAACTAATATAACTGTTATTGCTGGACAAAACGGAACCCAAAAAACAACAGTGTTAGGACTTTTAAGCCAACCATTTACTATAACAGATAAGGAAAATCCCATTTATAAAGAGAAGCCTCTATGTGGAGGAAATTATAAGTCATCTTTTTCTGATAAATTTAAGTTATCTAGTAAATTTGACTTAGCAAAAAATCATACTTGGACCTTAAGTACTATCGATAAAGATAATCCTGAGTTTACTGTAGAAAGCATTCCCCGCGATCATGAAAATGTCAGATTTTGGAAAAAAGGGGATAAATCGAAAGGTTCAGGTTATTTACAGTACCCTGTTATTTATTTAAGTTTACAAAGACTTATGCCACTTGGAGAGGACGCTAATTTGAGTTCTTCAAATGAAATCGAACTAGACAAAGAAGAGCAAATCTTTCTTCAAAAGTTCCACAAACAAATATTAATAATTCCTGACTTAGAAATAAGTAGTATTGACTATTTATCAAGTAAAACCAAAAATACTTTAGGAATCAGTACAGATTTCTATGATTGGAAAATGAACTCTTCAGGGCAAGATAACTTGGGGAAAATTTTGCTTGCAGTACTATCATTTAGAAGATTAAAATTGAAGTACAAAGATTATTATACACATGGTTTATTAGTAATTGATGAAATTGATACCACTTTATATCCGGCATCGCAAATAAGACTTTTTGAAGCCCTACGCAAGTTTTCTTCTCAATTTAATCTCCAAATAATTTTTACTACTCATTCTTTAACCCTTTTGGAAGAAGCATGTAAAATTCAAGACAGTAACAACCTAAAAAATCAAGTAAAAGTTGTTTACTTGCAAAAAGTTGATAGAGAAATAAAGGTAAATCAAAATGTTAAGTATAGTTATATTCAAGATAAATTAAACGTAACATTGTCTGGATTAACTCCTCAAAAAAAAATCACCACTTTTAGTGAAGATAAAGAAACCGAAATTTTTTTAAAAGGACTTTTAAAGACAAAAGCAAGTAGTTTAAAGTTTTTGCAATGCACTTTAGGTTGCAATAATTATATAGCGCTTGTCAAAAAGAAAATAAAGGGTTTTACATTTCCTGAAAGTATTATTTGCTTAGATGGTGATGTTATATTAGATAAAACAATAATGAAGGAGATAGCAAAACAGAAAAACTTTTTAATATTGCCAGGAGGCGATTCACCTGAAAGATTACTAGCAACATATTTGTTTCAGGAACCTGAGTCTTCGGAAATATGGGATACTTTATTTTTGAATTACTCAAAACAGTTTTGCTTTAGCATCTATTCCTATAATGAAATTTTAGATGACCGCAATAAAGCTAAATCATGGTTTAAAAGCCAAGAACAATATTGGGGTAGATCGTGTACCAAAATAATAAACTTATGGGCAAAACAAAATAATTCAATTGTTGATGATTTTATAAAACAATTTGAGTCGTTAATGGCCAAATTTCGCTTACAACAATAA
- a CDS encoding AraC family transcriptional regulator codes for MKQLLVLLSLLCISNCMFSQKNSSKVPDSLKNKSYTYLDDKMYSFRKDSSKAAPYLNTYLNKALNEKNWEEVVYAYQNILHQSPEKIRIFYADSMVYAAKKSTDNALIGSAYLSKGIVFYGQKKYESAFDNYITANSYISLTDDKYQHNKVKYHMAQVKYLLGFYDEAISLFQDCLEYYKKDDTRAYLNCLHSLGVLNNKIGNYGLCSEINKKGISESERLKNSEMIPYFKHSEGINLYFKKNYGSAIVNIESSLDSIRENKDFANEAVGNFYIGKSYWALNKKEKALPYFLKVDRTFIEKNYMRPDLREVYELLINYYKSKNDQKSQLLYIDQLLKADSLLNETNKYLITKIHKQYDTKELLVEREKIHKQLKKEKYYDVILIVIILILFTFSVFLTYRYHKNKKFYKKKFDEVMLSPISLDKPNSKLKKEKAEVLDIPEETIAFVLKELQKFESEKKFLTKDVRLTTVAGMLHTNSKYLYKIISHHKNKRFVEYINDLKIDFIITLLKENKMARNYTNTALALEAGFNSTQQFVNAFKSRTEMPVNFFIEEINKRSKN; via the coding sequence ATGAAACAATTATTAGTCCTCTTGTCATTACTGTGCATTTCTAATTGTATGTTCAGTCAGAAAAACAGCAGCAAAGTTCCTGACTCTCTTAAAAATAAAAGTTATACTTATCTCGATGATAAGATGTACAGCTTTAGAAAAGACAGCTCCAAGGCAGCACCATACCTTAACACTTATCTCAACAAGGCCTTAAACGAAAAAAACTGGGAAGAGGTCGTTTATGCATACCAGAACATTTTGCACCAATCTCCTGAAAAAATCAGAATTTTTTATGCAGATAGTATGGTTTACGCAGCAAAAAAAAGTACAGATAATGCTTTAATAGGTTCTGCGTACCTTTCAAAAGGGATTGTGTTTTATGGCCAAAAAAAATATGAAAGTGCTTTTGATAATTACATTACAGCAAATAGTTACATCTCCCTAACTGATGATAAATACCAGCATAATAAGGTGAAATACCATATGGCTCAGGTCAAATATTTACTAGGCTTTTATGATGAGGCAATTTCACTATTTCAGGATTGTTTAGAATATTATAAAAAAGATGATACAAGAGCCTATTTGAATTGCCTTCATTCACTAGGCGTCCTTAATAACAAAATTGGAAATTATGGATTATGCTCAGAAATTAACAAGAAGGGAATTTCTGAGAGCGAAAGACTAAAAAATTCGGAAATGATTCCTTATTTCAAGCACTCAGAAGGGATCAATTTATATTTTAAAAAAAATTATGGTTCTGCAATAGTTAACATAGAATCTTCTCTTGACAGTATTAGGGAAAACAAGGATTTTGCAAATGAGGCCGTGGGGAATTTCTATATTGGCAAAAGTTATTGGGCTCTCAATAAAAAAGAGAAAGCCCTTCCCTATTTTTTAAAAGTTGACAGAACTTTTATAGAAAAGAATTATATGCGTCCTGATCTTCGTGAAGTTTATGAACTACTCATTAATTATTACAAAAGTAAAAATGATCAGAAAAGCCAGCTTTTGTATATTGACCAGTTATTAAAAGCAGACTCTTTACTAAATGAAACCAACAAATATCTAATCACAAAAATTCATAAACAATACGATACCAAAGAGCTGCTTGTTGAGAGGGAAAAAATTCATAAACAGCTTAAAAAGGAAAAATATTATGATGTTATTTTAATCGTAATCATTCTAATACTTTTTACATTTTCGGTGTTTCTGACCTATCGTTATCATAAAAACAAAAAGTTTTATAAAAAGAAGTTCGACGAAGTAATGTTAAGTCCTATTTCATTAGATAAACCAAACTCCAAACTAAAAAAAGAAAAAGCAGAAGTTTTGGACATCCCGGAAGAAACAATTGCCTTTGTATTGAAAGAACTTCAAAAATTTGAATCAGAAAAGAAATTTCTAACCAAAGATGTTCGTTTGACAACAGTAGCTGGTATGCTTCATACGAATTCAAAATATTTGTATAAAATTATATCGCATCATAAAAATAAACGGTTTGTTGAATACATCAATGATTTAAAGATTGATTTTATAATTACGTTATTGAAGGAAAATAAAATGGCTCGAAATTATACTAATACAGCTCTCGCTTTGGAGGCTGGATTTAATAGTACGCAACAGTTTGTAAATGCTTTTAAAAGTAGAACTGAAATGCCAGTTAATTTTTTTATAGAGGAAATCAATAAAAGATCTAAAAATTAG
- a CDS encoding helix-turn-helix transcriptional regulator: MIKDLINTDLKKLPIEGLDIHIIKKYERITLNDELFKTENLSILLIRSGSLKIKLQEITQDLISHELIVIPKDSYCTFLEVRDNLQLYVILFSSDFVHKNCLKKDLVESLYFFITKEPLKIALEEKEYQVLSLIYKLIYFVNLDATRNGNDSDLPRISLSLFLYELKLIYSKHSANSIISFNRKENLVMQFLTILSIHYKKQHYVKFYAGALFVTAGYLDKVVKEITGKSPKSLIIDSLISESKILLDDPHYTIAEITQEMEFSSISVFSNFFKKHTSTSPSIYRSKSTEGFTAL; this comes from the coding sequence ATGATAAAAGATCTCATTAATACTGACCTAAAAAAACTTCCTATAGAAGGGCTGGATATCCATATTATTAAAAAGTACGAAAGAATAACTTTAAACGATGAATTGTTTAAAACTGAAAATTTATCAATTTTATTAATTCGATCGGGTAGTTTAAAAATTAAACTTCAGGAAATAACACAAGATTTAATATCTCATGAACTTATTGTAATCCCTAAAGATTCTTACTGCACTTTTTTAGAAGTTCGTGACAACCTACAGCTATATGTAATATTGTTTTCTTCGGATTTTGTACATAAGAACTGCCTTAAAAAAGATTTAGTAGAATCTTTGTACTTTTTTATAACTAAAGAACCTCTCAAGATTGCCTTGGAAGAAAAGGAATATCAGGTTTTGTCACTCATTTACAAGCTTATTTATTTTGTAAATCTAGATGCTACGCGAAATGGGAACGATAGCGATCTGCCTCGGATAAGTTTAAGTTTATTTCTTTACGAACTCAAACTAATTTATTCGAAACATTCAGCAAATTCAATAATCAGTTTTAATAGAAAGGAAAACCTTGTGATGCAGTTTTTAACTATTTTGTCAATACATTATAAAAAACAGCACTATGTAAAGTTTTATGCTGGTGCATTATTTGTTACTGCTGGATATTTAGATAAAGTAGTAAAAGAAATTACCGGAAAAAGCCCTAAAAGTTTAATAATTGATTCCTTAATTAGTGAATCTAAAATCCTGCTGGATGATCCTCATTATACTATTGCTGAAATAACACAGGAAATGGAGTTTAGCAGTATTTCAGTATTTAGTAATTTTTTTAAAAAACATACCTCGACCTCCCCATCTATTTACCGCTCGAAATCTACAGAAGGATTTACTGCTCTATAG
- a CDS encoding YqaE/Pmp3 family membrane protein, protein MTLIAIFFPSLSFFLRGKIFTAIICLILQITLIGWIPAAIWAVLSLQNSRADRRNAKLFKAMRSK, encoded by the coding sequence ATGACATTAATAGCAATATTTTTCCCTTCACTTTCCTTTTTCTTAAGGGGTAAGATTTTTACAGCAATCATTTGTCTCATTCTGCAGATTACTCTGATTGGCTGGATACCAGCGGCAATCTGGGCGGTTTTATCGCTTCAGAATTCACGTGCTGATAGACGTAATGCGAAATTATTTAAAGCGATGCGTTCAAAATAA
- a CDS encoding DUF4134 domain-containing protein, whose amino-acid sequence MKKCWWKLKEVNEDKVLSYGILLLLLVYETKIYAQDGVAGINEANQKVRSYFDAGTELMYAVGAILGLIGAVKVYQKWNAGDPDTGKVAAAWFGSCVFLVVVATVIKSFFGV is encoded by the coding sequence ATGAAAAAATGTTGGTGGAAGTTAAAGGAAGTAAATGAAGATAAAGTATTGTCATATGGCATCTTGTTATTATTGTTAGTGTATGAAACTAAAATTTATGCGCAAGACGGTGTAGCTGGAATTAACGAAGCAAATCAGAAAGTAAGAAGCTACTTCGATGCCGGTACGGAACTGATGTATGCAGTAGGCGCAATCCTAGGCCTTATCGGAGCTGTGAAAGTTTACCAAAAGTGGAATGCCGGTGATCCTGATACCGGAAAAGTAGCTGCCGCCTGGTTTGGCAGCTGTGTATTTCTTGTTGTGGTGGCTACTGTTATCAAATCTTTTTTCGGAGTCTAA
- a CDS encoding DUF4133 domain-containing protein — protein MNSVYQINKGINQSIEFKGLKAQYIWYLGGGVVCLMILFAILYIVGVPSLICVGIIGTAGGFLVFKIYRMSNQYGEYGMMKAFAKKQIPKFINVKSREVFIKI, from the coding sequence ATGAACAGTGTGTATCAGATTAATAAGGGAATCAATCAAAGTATTGAATTTAAGGGGCTCAAAGCGCAATACATCTGGTACCTAGGTGGTGGAGTCGTATGTCTTATGATACTGTTTGCAATTCTCTATATCGTAGGTGTTCCTTCTTTGATATGTGTAGGTATTATTGGAACGGCAGGTGGATTTTTGGTTTTTAAAATCTACAGGATGAGCAATCAATACGGCGAATATGGAATGATGAAAGCTTTCGCAAAAAAACAGATTCCAAAATTTATAAATGTAAAAAGCAGGGAAGTTTTTATAAAGATATAG
- a CDS encoding TraG family conjugative transposon ATPase, whose amino-acid sequence MEKRMEDILPIMAVEHDCILSKQGDVTVVFKAELPEIFTLSDQEYEAFHQSWIKALKLLPKHCIFHKQDWFLEKKHVADFSSDDSSFLTRSSERFFNERPFLDHTCYIMLTKKPAGRRNSSSLFSSLLRNTLVPQETLNPQILQDFIDSTGQFRRVMEDSGFIKLERLKNNSLKSESRKIGIIERYSLLSEREDSFVFNDIVFDEGLKVGDKYCQLFTLGDAADLPGLCGSRINFDRYSTDKTKFSIGFASTLGQLLSCNHIYNQYLFIEDAQKTIQKLESKRLRLQSLSAYSRENVIARDATNDFLNEAISQQRLPVKAHFNVLAWSADKEELKDIKNKVSSALAQMDSAAKQETVGAPQIYWAGMPGNAADFPMNDTFDSFTEQAVCFLNMETGYRSSLSPCGIRLGDRLTGKPVHVDISDEPVKMGICTNRNKFILGPSGSGKSFFTNHMVRSYYEQGTHIVLVDVGHSYKGLCDMVGGYYFTYDEKNPIRFNPFYISEGDNLDTEKKESIKTLLLALWKKDDETFNRSEYVALSNALQLYYEKLEINSDVFPCFNSFYEFLKDDFVPILESDKVKEKDFDVNNFLYVLRPYYKGGEFDYLLNATENLELLKERFIVFELDNIKDHPILFPVVTIIIMEVFISKMRKLKGVRKMILIEEAWKAIAKEGMAEYIKYLFKTVRKFFGEAIVVTQEVEDIISSPVVKQAIINNSDCKILLDQSKYQNKFDQIQELLGLTEKEKALVLSVNKANDPSKKYKEVFISLGGMLSKVYRTEVSLEEYLAYTTEESEKVKMNAYAKKFGGDIKKGIAAMAQELRSGN is encoded by the coding sequence ATGGAGAAGAGGATGGAAGATATATTGCCAATTATGGCAGTAGAACATGATTGCATATTATCAAAACAAGGTGATGTAACTGTAGTATTCAAGGCGGAGCTTCCCGAAATTTTTACGCTCTCGGACCAAGAGTATGAAGCCTTTCACCAGTCTTGGATAAAGGCATTGAAATTGCTGCCTAAACACTGCATTTTTCACAAACAGGACTGGTTTCTTGAAAAGAAACATGTGGCGGACTTTTCAAGCGATGACAGCAGTTTTTTGACAAGGAGCAGTGAGCGTTTCTTTAATGAAAGACCTTTTCTAGATCATACCTGTTATATTATGCTGACTAAGAAACCGGCAGGGAGGAGAAATTCCAGTTCTTTATTTTCCAGTCTTTTGAGGAATACATTGGTGCCTCAAGAAACGTTGAACCCTCAAATACTGCAGGATTTCATTGACAGTACGGGACAGTTTCGCAGGGTTATGGAAGACAGCGGATTTATAAAGCTTGAGCGCCTCAAAAATAATTCTCTTAAAAGTGAAAGCAGGAAGATTGGTATTATTGAACGGTATAGTCTTTTATCAGAGAGAGAAGATTCTTTTGTTTTTAACGACATAGTTTTTGATGAAGGGCTGAAGGTTGGCGATAAATACTGCCAGCTGTTTACTTTAGGTGATGCAGCAGATCTGCCTGGTTTATGCGGATCGAGGATTAATTTCGACCGTTATTCGACCGATAAAACAAAATTCAGCATTGGTTTTGCATCTACGCTGGGTCAGCTATTGTCCTGCAATCATATTTATAATCAGTATCTGTTTATTGAGGATGCGCAGAAAACAATCCAGAAACTCGAGAGTAAAAGATTGAGGCTTCAGTCGCTGTCTGCCTACAGCAGGGAGAACGTGATTGCCAGAGATGCAACTAATGATTTTCTTAATGAAGCTATATCCCAGCAGAGACTCCCTGTAAAAGCACATTTTAATGTCCTTGCCTGGAGTGCGGATAAAGAAGAACTAAAAGATATTAAAAACAAGGTTTCATCAGCACTGGCGCAGATGGATTCGGCTGCAAAACAGGAGACTGTAGGTGCACCGCAGATTTATTGGGCAGGAATGCCAGGGAATGCGGCAGATTTCCCGATGAATGATACTTTCGACAGTTTTACAGAGCAGGCGGTATGCTTCCTCAATATGGAAACTGGCTACAGATCGTCTCTTAGCCCTTGCGGTATAAGGCTCGGAGACAGGCTGACGGGAAAACCGGTTCATGTAGATATAAGCGACGAGCCTGTAAAAATGGGAATCTGCACCAATCGGAACAAATTCATTTTAGGACCTTCAGGAAGCGGTAAATCTTTTTTCACCAACCATATGGTAAGAAGTTATTACGAGCAGGGCACACATATTGTTCTGGTAGATGTCGGGCATAGTTATAAGGGGCTTTGCGATATGGTTGGCGGCTATTATTTCACCTACGATGAAAAGAATCCGATTCGTTTTAATCCATTTTACATATCAGAGGGAGATAATCTCGATACTGAAAAAAAAGAAAGCATTAAAACACTGCTGCTGGCTCTTTGGAAGAAAGATGATGAAACTTTTAACCGCAGTGAGTATGTAGCACTTTCTAACGCCCTTCAGCTGTATTATGAGAAGTTAGAAATCAATTCGGATGTTTTTCCGTGCTTTAATAGTTTTTATGAATTCTTAAAAGATGATTTTGTTCCCATTCTGGAAAGCGACAAGGTTAAAGAAAAGGATTTTGATGTCAATAATTTTCTTTACGTACTGCGTCCCTATTATAAAGGAGGTGAGTTTGATTATCTGTTAAATGCCACGGAAAATCTGGAACTTTTAAAAGAGAGGTTTATTGTGTTCGAGCTAGATAACATTAAGGATCATCCAATTTTATTTCCGGTGGTTACCATCATTATTATGGAGGTCTTTATCAGCAAGATGAGAAAGCTGAAAGGGGTGCGTAAAATGATCCTGATTGAGGAAGCCTGGAAAGCTATTGCGAAGGAAGGAATGGCCGAATACATAAAGTATCTTTTCAAGACTGTCCGTAAATTTTTTGGTGAAGCTATAGTAGTCACTCAGGAAGTTGAAGATATAATTTCATCACCTGTAGTAAAACAGGCTATAATCAACAACAGTGACTGTAAAATCCTGTTAGACCAAAGCAAATACCAGAATAAATTTGATCAGATTCAGGAGCTGTTAGGACTGACTGAAAAAGAGAAAGCGCTTGTTCTCTCGGTCAACAAGGCAAACGATCCCAGCAAGAAATATAAGGAAGTGTTTATCTCACTGGGCGGAATGCTGTCAAAAGTGTATAGGACAGAAGTTTCTTTAGAGGAATACTTAGCATATACAACAGAGGAAAGCGAAAAAGTGAAAATGAATGCCTACGCCAAAAAATTCGGCGGGGACATTAAAAAAGGAATTGCCGCAATGGCTCAGGAACTTCGAAGTGGAAATTAA
- a CDS encoding conjugal transfer protein TraI gives MKTKLAGCFICLLLVATPVRPAEKTAALPILEIVKAVTKKVIKAIDLRIQKLQNKTIWLQNAQKQVENVLSKLKLDEISEWTQKQKDLYKGYYEELAKVKSIITYYQRIKEITAKQTKLVQEYERAWNLFRQDKHFKESEIRYMEKVYTGILEESMKNIDQIFLILDSFTTQMSDLKRLEIINKAADQIDANYDDLTMFNQQNVLMSLQRAKTEADVNLVKEFYGIP, from the coding sequence ATGAAAACGAAATTAGCGGGTTGTTTTATTTGTCTTCTGCTGGTTGCAACTCCAGTCAGACCAGCTGAAAAAACAGCAGCACTGCCAATACTGGAAATCGTTAAAGCAGTGACAAAGAAAGTAATCAAAGCTATTGATCTTCGGATCCAAAAACTGCAGAACAAAACGATTTGGCTTCAAAATGCCCAAAAGCAGGTCGAAAATGTGCTCTCTAAACTTAAACTCGACGAAATCTCAGAATGGACACAAAAGCAGAAAGACCTTTATAAAGGCTATTATGAAGAGCTCGCGAAAGTGAAATCCATTATCACTTATTATCAGAGGATAAAAGAAATTACTGCGAAGCAGACAAAGCTGGTTCAGGAATACGAAAGAGCATGGAATCTGTTTAGACAGGATAAGCACTTTAAAGAAAGTGAGATTCGGTACATGGAGAAGGTCTATACCGGTATTTTAGAAGAAAGCATGAAGAATATCGATCAGATATTTTTGATACTGGATTCGTTCACTACCCAGATGAGTGATTTGAAAAGACTGGAAATCATTAATAAGGCTGCTGACCAGATTGATGCTAATTATGATGATCTTACTATGTTCAATCAGCAGAATGTTTTAATGAGTCTGCAGAGGGCAAAAACAGAAGCAGATGTAAATCTTGTCAAAGAATTTTACGGAATACCATAA
- a CDS encoding TerB family tellurite resistance protein: protein MKKILKLGVIIIFLFVPDKSNAQSAEIQQLILNIEKLSQFKKILSDMKKGYELLSNGYKTVKDMSEGNFSLHKAFLDALMQVSPMVKNYKRVGDIVNYQILLVKESRNALGRLTKSENFSEKEIIYFDQVYANLLSESLTNLDELTMVITADKLRMSDDERLEAIDTIYLQMQDKLFFMRDFSSSANVLLLQRAKEKKDVYASKAIQELKN, encoded by the coding sequence ATGAAAAAGATATTAAAGCTAGGAGTAATCATCATCTTTTTATTTGTACCGGACAAATCAAATGCACAGTCAGCAGAAATCCAGCAGCTGATATTGAATATTGAAAAACTATCACAGTTCAAAAAGATACTAAGCGATATGAAAAAGGGTTACGAACTTCTGTCTAATGGATACAAGACGGTTAAAGATATGTCCGAGGGAAACTTCAGTCTTCATAAGGCTTTTCTAGATGCCCTGATGCAGGTAAGTCCAATGGTAAAGAATTACAAAAGGGTGGGAGATATTGTCAATTACCAGATTTTGCTGGTAAAAGAAAGCAGGAACGCACTGGGCAGATTAACAAAAAGTGAGAATTTTAGCGAGAAGGAAATAATATATTTTGATCAAGTTTATGCCAACCTCCTGAGTGAAAGCCTCACGAATCTTGATGAGCTCACAATGGTTATTACCGCCGATAAGTTGAGAATGTCGGACGACGAGAGATTGGAAGCTATTGATACTATTTATCTGCAGATGCAGGATAAGCTGTTTTTCATGCGAGATTTCAGTTCATCTGCAAACGTATTGCTTCTCCAGAGAGCAAAAGAGAAAAAAGATGTTTATGCCTCCAAAGCAATACAGGAACTTAAAAACTAA